One window of Thermocoleostomius sinensis A174 genomic DNA carries:
- a CDS encoding F420-0:Gamma-glutamyl ligase: MIGIIFSIFVLLILLALLVVEVQFRRRPGNKLELTAGDWDITTYDPDRYFIEGELELINYTKRFEIMVPELWADVKLLSKESLEDITAKVWVTPQHADADARADGYWFAYIVKRKPTRLRVSVDIRGKDLSSLQSAWIRVHYVTYGPQGRIPKLRHVIVPLKFPTVEDSHRWRPATNADVLPIRTHLLTHLDDPVEIVKRYVLPHAQAGDVITIGETPVALMQGRFRHPTDVRPGWLARRLCYYFMPTSSLATACGMQTLIDIVGPWRVLSAFLLGALAKKFLGKPGLFYVLAGEQARLIDDVTGTLPPYDQFIVLGPENPQQVVNQIYQATGLGAAIVDVNDLKAVKILAATPEISLKSLEQALVTNPAGNADEQTPLVLIRPTSTA, from the coding sequence ATGATTGGTATCATTTTCAGCATTTTTGTCCTGCTCATTCTTCTGGCTCTACTGGTTGTTGAGGTGCAGTTTCGTCGTCGCCCTGGAAACAAGCTAGAGCTAACCGCCGGAGACTGGGACATTACTACCTACGATCCCGATCGCTACTTCATTGAAGGCGAATTAGAGTTAATCAATTACACCAAACGCTTTGAGATCATGGTGCCAGAGCTATGGGCAGATGTAAAACTGCTCTCTAAAGAGAGCTTGGAGGATATTACAGCTAAGGTTTGGGTGACGCCGCAACATGCTGACGCGGATGCCCGCGCCGATGGCTACTGGTTTGCCTACATTGTCAAACGAAAGCCGACTCGGTTACGGGTTTCGGTCGATATTCGCGGCAAGGATTTGTCGTCGCTGCAATCTGCTTGGATTCGCGTTCATTACGTCACCTATGGGCCACAAGGACGAATTCCCAAGCTGCGGCATGTGATTGTGCCCTTGAAGTTTCCGACAGTTGAAGATTCTCACCGCTGGCGACCGGCTACCAATGCTGACGTTTTGCCGATTCGCACGCACTTGTTGACACACTTAGATGATCCAGTGGAGATTGTAAAGCGCTATGTGTTACCCCACGCCCAAGCCGGAGATGTAATTACGATCGGCGAAACTCCGGTAGCGCTTATGCAAGGACGATTTCGACATCCCACCGATGTACGTCCGGGCTGGTTAGCTAGGCGGCTGTGCTACTACTTTATGCCTACGTCTAGCTTAGCAACTGCTTGTGGAATGCAAACCCTCATCGATATAGTTGGGCCTTGGCGAGTTTTATCTGCCTTTCTGCTGGGAGCGTTGGCCAAAAAGTTTCTAGGCAAGCCAGGGCTATTTTACGTACTAGCTGGGGAACAGGCCCGCCTGATTGATGATGTCACAGGCACTCTGCCTCCCTATGATCAATTTATTGTTTTGGGCCCGGAAAACCCCCAACAAGTCGTGAATCAGATTTATCAAGCGACTGGTTTAGGAGCCGCGATCGTTGATGTGAATGATCTGAAAGCGGTTAAGATATTGGCAGCAACGCCGGAAATTTCTTTAAAATCGTTAGAGCAGGCTCTTGTAACCAATCCGGCTGGCAATGCCGATGAGCAAACTCCGTTGGTGCTAATTCGCCCGACTTCAACTGCGTAG
- a CDS encoding YqeG family HAD IIIA-type phosphatase, with protein sequence MPWSPLSWSTLLQPDLILGTSVLGLTPELLEHYGLKGLVLDVDETLVPVTMAEASIELQEWVASVKQTTDLWLVSNNISQNRIRRIAESLSLPYILGAGKPSRRKLRQAVQAMNLPSDQIAMVGDRLFTDVIAGNRLGMFTILVEPMINPAKEGQRYLLRDIEVWLSQILGATLPLEKQNATNLDKS encoded by the coding sequence ATGCCTTGGTCTCCTCTATCCTGGTCAACCCTGCTGCAACCAGATCTGATTCTAGGGACTTCAGTTCTTGGACTGACGCCTGAACTCCTAGAGCATTATGGGCTAAAGGGTTTAGTGTTGGATGTGGATGAAACGCTCGTACCCGTCACCATGGCCGAGGCTTCGATCGAGTTGCAAGAATGGGTAGCGTCTGTGAAGCAAACCACCGATTTATGGCTAGTGAGCAATAACATCAGTCAAAATCGCATTCGTCGTATTGCTGAGTCGTTGTCATTGCCCTACATTTTAGGGGCCGGTAAACCCTCGCGTCGCAAGTTGAGACAAGCGGTTCAAGCGATGAACTTGCCCTCTGACCAAATCGCGATGGTGGGCGATCGGTTATTCACTGATGTGATTGCAGGCAACCGCTTGGGCATGTTCACCATTTTGGTAGAACCGATGATTAACCCAGCTAAAGAAGGACAACGGTATCTATTGCGCGATATTGAGGTTTGGTTGTCACAAATTCTGGGGGCAACCTTACCCCTGGAGAAACAAAACGCAACAAATTTAGACAAATCTTGA
- the cruG gene encoding 2'-O-glycosyltransferase CruG, translating to MQSLSVELNGAIAAIALLLLVIQVPALAVLLSRLLQGPRRHSPLQPQPPLSDLLGTVSIVVPTLNEAARIGPCLDGLSRQSYEVREIIVVDSRSQDGTPELVKAVGEQDPRIRLITDDPLPPGWVGRPWALHTGFLHSSADSQWVLGIDADTRPQPGLVSSLIQTARRQGYDLVSLAPQFILKELGEFWLQPALLMTLVYRFGPAGGTLAGADRVMANGQCFLCKRSLLVELDGYTSARSSFCDDVTLARHAARHGATVGFLDGSQLLKVRMYEGAVETWREWGRSLDLKDASSIGQKWGDLGFLVAVQGLPLLSVLGFAICLRLGYTSLPVMAVLVLNSLLLLMRVALLWAIAPSYDFTQAKASWSFWLSPLADPLAVYRIYLSSIRTPTQWRGRSYS from the coding sequence GTGCAAAGTTTATCGGTTGAGTTGAATGGAGCAATCGCTGCGATTGCCTTGCTTCTGCTCGTGATTCAGGTTCCGGCGTTGGCCGTATTGCTCTCTCGCTTATTGCAAGGGCCGCGCCGCCACTCCCCCCTACAGCCCCAACCTCCTCTTTCTGACCTCCTGGGAACCGTTAGCATCGTTGTTCCCACCTTGAACGAAGCGGCTCGAATTGGCCCGTGTTTGGATGGGTTGAGTCGTCAAAGCTATGAGGTACGGGAAATCATTGTGGTCGATAGCCGATCGCAAGACGGTACGCCAGAACTGGTTAAAGCCGTAGGAGAGCAAGATCCGCGTATTCGTTTAATCACCGATGATCCCTTACCGCCAGGATGGGTGGGGCGGCCTTGGGCCCTGCACACCGGGTTTCTGCACAGTTCCGCAGACAGTCAGTGGGTTTTGGGCATCGATGCCGATACGCGCCCGCAACCAGGATTAGTCAGCAGTCTGATTCAAACTGCACGACGGCAAGGCTATGATCTTGTGTCGCTGGCTCCTCAGTTTATTTTGAAAGAGCTAGGTGAGTTTTGGCTACAGCCAGCTTTGCTGATGACATTGGTGTATCGCTTTGGCCCAGCGGGTGGAACCTTGGCTGGAGCCGATCGAGTCATGGCCAATGGGCAATGCTTTCTGTGTAAACGATCGCTGTTGGTGGAACTAGACGGATATACATCGGCACGATCGTCGTTTTGTGATGATGTCACTCTGGCACGTCATGCGGCGCGTCATGGAGCAACCGTCGGCTTCTTAGATGGCTCCCAACTTCTGAAGGTGCGGATGTATGAAGGGGCAGTCGAAACCTGGCGTGAATGGGGGCGATCGCTTGATCTCAAAGATGCATCGTCCATCGGTCAAAAATGGGGGGATTTGGGCTTCCTGGTAGCGGTTCAAGGGTTACCCTTGCTGTCTGTGCTGGGATTTGCCATCTGCCTTCGCTTGGGATACACATCTCTTCCTGTGATGGCGGTCTTGGTTCTCAACAGTCTGTTGCTTCTGATGCGCGTTGCCCTGCTGTGGGCGATCGCACCGTCCTACGATTTCACTCAAGCGAAGGCTAGCTGGAGTTTTTGGCTCTCTCCCCTCGCTGATCCGCTGGCGGTGTATCGCATTTACCTATCTTCAATTCGGACACCCACCCAATGGCGCGGTAGAAGCTATTCATGA
- a CDS encoding arsenic resistance protein: MSLFDKLQPFFVLLSVLVGLILAQIAELAPMASALIVPLLAIMLYATFLPMPLQQVGHAIRNLNVTTASLGMNFLWTPVLAWGLGAVFLRDAPDLWVGLIMLMVTPCTDWYLVFTSVAGGDVSLATALLPFNLILQIILLPLYLLVFTRTLVELNPEALFGSILWILMLPLLMAVVSRRWASHWWGKTWLHQQVPKITALQVICLNVAIIAIFTAESGALFERPVLLLQLLPPVVLFFWINFWIAQALGRRLQLSYATRVCLIYTTLARNSPLSLAIAASTFPDRPLISLTLVIGPLIELPILMVILQRLRVLRNVQE, translated from the coding sequence ATGTCTCTATTCGATAAACTTCAGCCCTTTTTTGTTCTACTGTCTGTTCTAGTAGGGTTAATTCTGGCTCAAATTGCAGAGTTGGCACCAATGGCTAGCGCTCTCATTGTGCCGCTGCTAGCAATTATGCTCTATGCAACTTTTCTGCCCATGCCTCTGCAACAGGTTGGACACGCAATCCGTAATCTTAATGTCACCACTGCCAGCTTGGGTATGAATTTCCTGTGGACACCCGTTCTAGCTTGGGGCCTAGGGGCGGTATTCTTGCGAGATGCGCCTGATCTATGGGTGGGCTTAATCATGCTGATGGTTACACCCTGTACCGATTGGTATCTCGTTTTTACCAGTGTAGCGGGAGGAGATGTCTCGTTGGCAACCGCACTCCTACCGTTTAATCTGATTCTGCAAATCATTCTGCTACCACTCTACTTGCTGGTGTTTACAAGAACCCTAGTCGAGTTGAACCCGGAGGCTCTTTTCGGAAGTATCCTTTGGATACTCATGCTGCCGTTACTGATGGCAGTTGTGTCACGGCGGTGGGCAAGCCATTGGTGGGGAAAAACGTGGCTCCATCAACAGGTTCCCAAGATTACAGCCCTGCAAGTCATATGTCTTAATGTTGCCATCATTGCGATTTTTACCGCTGAAAGTGGAGCCTTGTTTGAGCGTCCTGTGTTGCTGTTACAATTACTACCACCTGTAGTCCTATTCTTCTGGATTAATTTTTGGATTGCTCAGGCGCTAGGACGGCGGTTGCAGTTATCCTATGCCACAAGGGTTTGTTTAATTTACACGACCTTAGCACGCAATTCACCTCTGTCTCTAGCGATCGCGGCTTCTACATTTCCCGATCGCCCCTTAATCAGCCTCACCCTCGTCATTGGTCCCTTGATTGAGCTACCCATTTTAATGGTGATCTTACAGCGATTACGGGTTCTCAGAAACGTTCAGGAATGA
- the proB gene encoding glutamate 5-kinase, translating to MPQTLVIKIGTSSLTHSETGFLALATIAQLVETLSQLRRQGHQVILVSSGAVGVGCARLGLTERPRTISMKQAVAAVGQGRLMRVYDDLFSSLQQPIAQVLLTRSDLVQRSRYVNAYRTFRQLLKLGVIPIVNENDTLAVDELKFGDNDTLSAMVASLVEADWLFLLTDVDRLYSADPRYYPNAEPIVHVDRIDSLNALNVEVGDRGTTWGTGGMMTKIAAARIATTAGIRTVITEGRSPQNIFKVLKGEQVGTQFAPQPQPVNARKRWIAHGLVPAGKLYLDHGAVNAIRQAGKSLLAAGITEVEGEFQSQDAVQLCDPVGQEIARGLVNYNSTELQKILGCHSDEIPHILGYAGAETVVHRDNLVLS from the coding sequence ATGCCTCAAACTCTCGTGATTAAAATCGGCACCTCCAGCTTGACCCATTCGGAAACGGGCTTCTTGGCACTAGCCACGATCGCCCAGCTAGTGGAAACCTTGAGCCAACTACGGCGGCAAGGGCACCAGGTGATCTTGGTATCCTCTGGGGCAGTTGGTGTGGGCTGTGCTCGCTTAGGACTGACCGAACGTCCGCGTACTATTTCTATGAAACAGGCCGTGGCAGCCGTCGGGCAGGGGCGATTGATGCGAGTGTACGATGATCTGTTCAGTTCCCTGCAACAACCGATCGCCCAAGTGTTGCTAACACGTAGTGACTTGGTACAGCGCAGTCGTTATGTCAATGCCTATCGCACGTTTCGGCAATTGCTTAAGCTGGGGGTAATTCCCATCGTCAACGAAAATGATACGCTGGCGGTGGATGAACTGAAGTTTGGGGACAACGATACACTGTCGGCAATGGTAGCTAGCTTGGTCGAAGCGGATTGGTTGTTTTTGCTCACCGATGTTGATCGACTCTATTCCGCTGATCCACGCTATTATCCGAATGCTGAACCGATTGTGCATGTTGATCGCATCGACTCTTTAAATGCGCTGAATGTGGAAGTGGGCGATCGAGGTACTACCTGGGGAACCGGGGGCATGATGACCAAAATTGCCGCTGCCCGCATTGCCACCACTGCCGGAATTCGGACTGTGATTACGGAAGGCCGATCGCCTCAAAATATCTTCAAAGTTTTGAAAGGAGAACAGGTAGGAACTCAATTTGCGCCCCAGCCCCAGCCTGTCAACGCCCGCAAACGCTGGATTGCGCATGGACTCGTTCCTGCCGGAAAGCTATACCTGGATCATGGAGCCGTGAATGCGATTCGCCAAGCAGGAAAATCGCTGCTGGCGGCTGGAATTACCGAAGTTGAAGGTGAGTTTCAAAGTCAGGATGCCGTACAACTCTGTGATCCGGTTGGGCAAGAAATTGCTAGAGGACTGGTCAACTACAACAGTACAGAATTGCAGAAAATTCTCGGTTGCCATTCAGACGAGATTCCTCACATTTTGGGCTATGCTGGGGCCGAAACCGTAGTCCATCGAGATAATTTAGTACTGAGCTAG
- a CDS encoding DUF3727 domain-containing protein — translation MDRKDLGMDETEMEDNAQTVSLTDEEGRSLLCYVERSLNVQNQEYALLLPVDAPIEIFAWAVDEEEEEEMLMDIDEEELEDIFTTARAVLAEQDLILHRTALTLTASGDLPEVEEDDIISLDIEQENGQPNLEQFQQLASFFFEEQEYVVCTPLDPLLFFARLDEGRPELLSPEEFQNLLDLEEFQEIRAQLEQQNELDDDIE, via the coding sequence ATGGATAGAAAAGATTTGGGAATGGACGAAACCGAGATGGAAGACAATGCTCAAACGGTAAGTTTGACAGACGAAGAAGGACGATCGCTGCTGTGTTATGTTGAGCGATCTTTAAATGTGCAAAACCAAGAATATGCACTGCTGCTGCCTGTTGATGCACCGATCGAAATCTTCGCTTGGGCGGTGGATGAAGAAGAAGAAGAAGAAATGTTGATGGATATTGACGAAGAGGAACTAGAAGATATCTTTACCACAGCCAGAGCCGTGCTGGCAGAACAAGATTTGATTTTGCATCGAACTGCCCTCACCCTAACGGCTAGCGGCGACCTACCCGAAGTTGAAGAAGATGACATCATTTCCCTCGACATTGAGCAAGAAAACGGGCAGCCGAATCTAGAGCAGTTTCAACAGCTTGCTTCTTTCTTCTTTGAGGAACAGGAGTATGTGGTGTGTACACCGCTTGATCCGCTGTTGTTCTTTGCTCGTCTCGATGAAGGACGACCGGAACTGCTCTCTCCAGAGGAGTTTCAAAATTTGTTAGACCTAGAAGAATTTCAAGAGATTCGAGCACAATTGGAACAACAAAACGAGTTGGATGACGACATTGAGTAG
- a CDS encoding GNAT family N-acetyltransferase, with amino-acid sequence MTSVSPQHATVSVRPFQYRDLDEVSRLTASEADVEESGNLVDLGRQIQQIRRWYGPLRFLSLFPNPLQHFFCTYVAEQSGRLCGLIQVSPFNRTRSTWRVDRVIVGSVLPASGDQPLSMDVGSQLLRHCFQAIWEARTWLIEVDVNDTATLALYRHNGFQTLAKMTYWEINSEQLSVLAEREPDLPNFLPVGNADASLLHQLDTVSMPPLVRQVFDRHVIDFKTSLFKSVLSTLKHWVSHTDVVSGYVFEPQRKAAIGYFRLRLCRNGKHPHAAQLTVHPAYTWLYPELLAQMARVTKDVPSQSLCVASADYQPEREEYLEQLGAAQIGHTLMMSRSVWHKLRESKFSALEGLQLSDVLQSLQPSRKPVPGRFSLQSNLENHNSANKITPPDRAEEGKN; translated from the coding sequence ATGACCTCAGTGTCTCCCCAACATGCAACCGTGTCCGTTCGCCCATTTCAGTATCGTGATTTGGACGAAGTCTCTCGCTTGACGGCATCTGAGGCAGATGTGGAAGAAAGCGGCAACTTGGTCGACCTAGGGCGACAAATTCAACAAATTCGACGGTGGTATGGCCCGCTGAGGTTCCTAAGCTTGTTTCCCAATCCACTCCAGCATTTTTTCTGCACCTATGTAGCTGAACAGTCTGGGCGGCTTTGTGGACTAATTCAAGTGTCGCCCTTTAACCGCACTCGCAGCACTTGGCGGGTCGATCGAGTCATTGTGGGGTCGGTTCTACCCGCATCCGGCGATCAACCCCTGTCGATGGATGTAGGCTCACAACTATTGCGGCATTGTTTTCAGGCGATCTGGGAAGCCCGCACGTGGTTGATCGAGGTGGATGTGAACGACACAGCCACCCTCGCGCTCTATCGCCACAATGGGTTTCAAACGCTAGCAAAAATGACCTATTGGGAAATTAACTCCGAACAACTGTCGGTGTTGGCAGAGCGAGAACCTGACCTACCCAACTTCTTGCCGGTTGGCAACGCTGATGCCAGTTTGCTGCATCAACTGGATACGGTTTCAATGCCGCCCTTGGTACGACAAGTGTTCGATCGCCATGTGATTGACTTTAAAACGAGTTTATTTAAATCGGTCTTAAGTACTCTCAAGCATTGGGTAAGCCATACAGACGTTGTGAGTGGGTATGTGTTTGAACCTCAACGCAAAGCGGCGATCGGCTATTTTCGATTGCGTCTCTGTCGCAATGGTAAGCATCCTCATGCAGCTCAACTAACCGTTCATCCAGCCTACACTTGGCTGTATCCGGAATTACTAGCCCAGATGGCTCGCGTTACCAAAGATGTACCCTCTCAATCGCTGTGTGTAGCCTCTGCGGATTATCAACCGGAACGAGAAGAATATCTAGAGCAACTCGGAGCTGCTCAAATTGGGCATACGCTAATGATGTCGCGATCGGTATGGCATAAACTGCGGGAATCAAAATTTAGCGCGCTAGAGGGGTTGCAACTGTCGGATGTTTTGCAAAGCCTTCAGCCGTCTCGTAAGCCTGTGCCTGGTCGCTTTTCATTACAATCCAACCTAGAAAACCACAACAGTGCTAATAAAATCACACCGCCTGATCGGGCGGAAGAGGGAAAAAACTGA
- the cruF gene encoding gamma-carotene 1'-hydroxylase CruF, with amino-acid sequence MKRLADIERFCLVGHLISMGFGLAGLLLVMPHPEFLSFVPAGQTLFRWSMAGGGVTYILLGTIAVAIYAYRMLGWRNWLTFMLPAVLISLSSELLGTSTGFPFGDYSYLSGLGYKIAGLVPFTIPLSWFYLGFSSYVLARAGLGRLFANRPWLWQVSAIALGALLLTSWDFVLDPAMSQTAMPFWYWHQPGAFFGMPYQNFAGWLGTGIIFMTVAALFWRKRSIVLPASQLDFPLVVYLGNFAFAMIMSMAAGFWIPIGLGLLVGVVPAVVCWKLAQVRSLTGIDAADVMLSSSQASSLDKPTTHTPVVVSTK; translated from the coding sequence ATGAAGCGGTTGGCTGACATTGAGCGATTTTGCTTGGTTGGACACTTAATTTCGATGGGATTTGGGTTGGCGGGGCTATTGCTGGTGATGCCGCATCCAGAGTTTCTATCTTTTGTGCCAGCCGGACAAACGCTCTTTCGCTGGAGTATGGCTGGAGGGGGAGTTACCTATATTTTGCTAGGTACGATCGCGGTAGCCATTTATGCTTACCGCATGCTAGGCTGGCGCAATTGGTTGACCTTCATGCTACCAGCCGTTCTGATTTCTCTTAGCAGCGAATTATTGGGGACAAGCACGGGCTTTCCATTTGGTGACTACAGCTATTTGAGTGGCTTGGGTTACAAAATTGCCGGACTGGTTCCGTTCACGATTCCTCTCTCTTGGTTCTACTTAGGATTTTCGTCCTATGTATTAGCGCGGGCTGGTTTGGGTCGGCTGTTTGCCAATCGCCCATGGTTATGGCAAGTTAGCGCGATCGCATTGGGCGCGTTGTTGCTTACCTCTTGGGATTTTGTCCTCGATCCAGCCATGAGCCAAACGGCCATGCCCTTCTGGTACTGGCATCAACCCGGTGCGTTTTTTGGCATGCCTTATCAAAATTTCGCGGGCTGGTTGGGCACAGGCATCATATTCATGACGGTGGCAGCGCTATTCTGGCGTAAGCGGTCGATCGTGCTTCCAGCGTCTCAACTAGACTTTCCCCTGGTAGTTTACTTAGGCAACTTTGCTTTCGCCATGATTATGAGTATGGCGGCAGGGTTCTGGATTCCCATTGGGTTGGGTTTATTAGTAGGAGTCGTTCCGGCGGTGGTCTGCTGGAAGCTAGCCCAGGTTCGATCGCTGACGGGAATTGATGCAGCAGATGTAATGCTTTCATCTAGTCAGGCGTCCTCACTGGATAAACCGACTACTCACACACCTGTTGTTGTTAGCACTAAGTAG
- the mltG gene encoding endolytic transglycosylase MltG, translated as MTVASRLSKWFFYLLLLPATIALCGWQGWSWWSWASAPVAASNPSGASTRDNDAVQIRIPPGSTAEEIGETLKDLGLIRSLTAWNLWTRWQTLQDGNGSYQAGTYALSPSDSLQEIAGTIWGGQVVERSFTIPEGWSIREMAAYFEEQGYFSSDEFMAATQQIPREQYPWLPDGLPHLEGFLYPDTYIVAGEVTPQSVIDQMLDRFAQVALPIYEQGQATTPYSFLEWVTLSSIVEREAVVAEERPLIASVFARRLEEGITLGADPTVEYALGIRQTEDQPLTLNQVNTPSPYNTYINPGLPPTPIASPGRSSLEVSLNPADTEYLYFVARYDGTHVFSRTLAEHEAAQAAIHDGRAAQSESTSETTN; from the coding sequence ATGACAGTAGCTTCACGCCTCTCCAAATGGTTTTTCTATCTGCTGCTTCTGCCAGCTACGATTGCCCTCTGCGGATGGCAAGGTTGGTCTTGGTGGAGTTGGGCCAGTGCCCCTGTGGCAGCCTCTAATCCGTCGGGAGCTAGCACGAGAGACAATGATGCAGTGCAGATCCGAATTCCACCGGGCAGCACAGCCGAAGAGATTGGCGAAACCCTGAAAGACCTTGGATTAATTCGATCGCTGACCGCCTGGAACCTATGGACACGCTGGCAAACCCTCCAAGACGGTAACGGCAGCTATCAAGCCGGCACCTATGCGCTTTCTCCCTCCGACTCGTTGCAGGAGATCGCGGGTACGATTTGGGGAGGACAAGTGGTTGAACGCAGCTTTACCATCCCAGAAGGCTGGTCAATTCGCGAAATGGCAGCCTATTTCGAGGAGCAGGGCTACTTTAGTAGCGATGAGTTCATGGCGGCAACTCAGCAAATTCCCCGCGAGCAATACCCTTGGCTGCCGGACGGACTCCCGCATCTAGAAGGATTTTTATATCCTGATACTTATATTGTGGCAGGAGAGGTGACGCCTCAGTCTGTGATTGATCAAATGCTCGATCGCTTTGCTCAGGTGGCATTGCCAATCTACGAGCAAGGTCAAGCAACTACGCCCTATAGCTTCTTAGAATGGGTAACGCTGTCTAGCATTGTGGAACGCGAAGCCGTCGTGGCTGAAGAACGTCCTCTAATTGCAAGTGTGTTTGCCCGACGCTTAGAGGAGGGCATTACCTTGGGAGCCGATCCCACGGTGGAATATGCCCTCGGCATTCGGCAGACAGAAGATCAACCCCTGACCTTAAACCAAGTAAATACACCATCGCCATACAATACCTACATCAATCCAGGGCTACCTCCAACCCCGATCGCCAGTCCTGGTCGCTCTAGTTTGGAAGTCTCCCTTAATCCAGCCGATACCGAGTATCTTTATTTTGTAGCCCGCTATGATGGCACTCATGTTTTTAGTCGTACTCTGGCTGAGCATGAAGCTGCCCAAGCAGCTATTCATGATGGTCGTGCGGCGCAAAGTGAATCAACCTCGGAAACCACAAACTAA
- the ruvX gene encoding Holliday junction resolvase RuvX: protein MTFTASDRISALGLDIGKKRIGVAGCDGTGLIATGLTTIERRSVQQDIEQLRQLVQERQVQVLVVGLPYTLDGNLGFQARQVQKYAKRLSKALQLPVDYVDERLTSVQAEQLLQAEHRAPSRHKDLIDRKAAAIILQQWLDDRRHRRTQSVETVTLEPATVATLQTQKTTQNQRATDP, encoded by the coding sequence ATGACCTTCACAGCCTCCGATCGAATCTCTGCCCTGGGTCTTGACATTGGCAAGAAGCGGATTGGTGTGGCAGGGTGTGATGGTACAGGATTAATTGCAACGGGGCTGACTACCATCGAGCGGCGATCGGTGCAGCAAGATATTGAGCAACTGCGGCAGCTTGTGCAAGAACGGCAGGTACAAGTGCTTGTGGTGGGCTTGCCCTATACGCTGGACGGTAACTTGGGGTTTCAAGCTAGACAGGTACAAAAATATGCTAAGCGCCTCAGCAAGGCATTGCAGCTTCCGGTAGACTATGTCGATGAGCGGCTGACCTCCGTGCAAGCTGAGCAGTTGCTTCAGGCTGAGCATCGCGCTCCTTCGCGCCACAAGGACTTGATCGATCGCAAAGCGGCAGCCATCATTTTGCAACAGTGGTTAGACGATCGCCGCCATCGGCGAACTCAATCGGTTGAAACCGTAACCCTTGAGCCAGCGACTGTGGCAACGTTGCAAACCCAAAAAACGACGCAAAATCAAAGAGCGACCGATCCATAG
- a CDS encoding substrate-binding domain-containing protein, with protein sequence MKQDHDLRNNLKQIRLRLGMSQQDLAVIAGVSRQTIGGVESGQYAPSTTVALRLAKALGCQVEDLFWLEPDSATIEAVPTEDTPVGHPLRLSLARVGGRWIAHPLIGAQAFRLEMVPADGEATYEANTPNLHVALLDDLEKLQQTVVLAGCTPALSLWARAAERWHPNLRVHWTFDNSISALERLCRGEVHLAGMHLYDPVTQDHNVPFVQAALRDIPAVLINLGSWQEGLLVQSGNPLNLQTIADLTRSDVTIVNREVGAGSRQVLEQSLQQQGIDWQAVTGFDRIVYGHLDVAQAVRTGKATTGVSTASVAAAFGLEFIPLRCSRYDLVVLRPYLDEAPVQQLLGTLGHRRVLSQLTALGGYDTSQTGEVMATVNPPLLKKRRNPSRASIGSNS encoded by the coding sequence ATGAAGCAAGACCACGACCTCCGCAATAACCTGAAGCAAATTCGGCTGCGGTTGGGCATGAGCCAGCAGGATTTAGCCGTGATCGCCGGAGTCTCTCGCCAAACGATCGGTGGTGTAGAGTCGGGTCAGTATGCTCCATCAACCACCGTAGCGCTACGGTTGGCCAAAGCCTTGGGGTGTCAGGTTGAAGATTTATTTTGGCTGGAACCAGACAGCGCAACGATCGAGGCCGTGCCAACCGAGGATACCCCAGTGGGACACCCCCTGCGCCTGAGTTTAGCCCGCGTGGGTGGGCGGTGGATCGCTCATCCCTTGATTGGTGCTCAAGCTTTTCGGCTAGAGATGGTTCCGGCAGATGGGGAGGCAACTTACGAAGCCAATACCCCTAACCTACACGTAGCATTACTGGACGATTTAGAAAAGTTGCAACAGACCGTTGTTCTGGCGGGCTGTACTCCAGCGTTGTCGCTATGGGCCCGGGCTGCTGAACGGTGGCATCCAAATCTACGGGTGCATTGGACATTCGATAACAGCATCAGTGCTTTGGAACGGCTCTGTCGGGGGGAAGTGCATCTGGCTGGAATGCATTTATATGATCCTGTGACGCAAGACCACAATGTTCCGTTTGTGCAAGCGGCATTACGCGATATTCCAGCCGTATTAATTAATCTAGGTAGTTGGCAAGAGGGGCTATTGGTTCAGTCGGGAAATCCCTTAAATCTTCAAACTATCGCTGATTTGACTCGCTCTGATGTAACAATTGTTAACCGCGAAGTGGGAGCGGGCAGTCGGCAGGTGTTGGAGCAATCGCTTCAGCAACAGGGAATTGATTGGCAAGCGGTTACAGGATTCGATCGCATTGTTTATGGACATCTAGACGTGGCGCAAGCAGTCCGCACTGGCAAGGCCACGACTGGGGTGAGTACGGCCTCAGTAGCGGCAGCCTTTGGGCTGGAGTTTATTCCTCTGCGGTGTTCTCGTTATGACCTAGTTGTGTTAAGGCCATATCTAGACGAAGCGCCTGTCCAGCAACTCCTCGGTACGTTGGGGCATCGGCGAGTTCTATCCCAGCTGACAGCGTTGGGTGGTTATGACACCAGTCAAACGGGTGAGGTCATGGCTACGGTCAATCCGCCCCTGCTTAAAAAACGCCGCAACCCTTCTAGAGCAAGCATAGGCTCAAACTCATGA